The Montipora capricornis isolate CH-2021 chromosome 6, ASM3666992v2, whole genome shotgun sequence genome has a window encoding:
- the LOC138053760 gene encoding uncharacterized protein, protein MPMCLIVGCSRKTGRGRGVRLYRVPAIITNQGPEVEELSIERWQFWISAISRADLTDKILNSDKVCDQHFHSGTAAPLWDRYNIDGVPTLNLGHDKTATQSEQHQAQSHEARAERSKERQKRHAEQQKQERSLKQQKLNEPGVPLADFAAEIESANQQESDPNEQATHSTCSTQTEAFDYLYRSVESLCIKDCPRSDTSTQTEEFDYLFAESVTSKPFDKNYFKEDNGKVSFYTGLPTFEVLEATFNHVAPHVKRRTQSLSLFQEMVMVLMKLRLNVPNQDLAYRFGVSMSTVSRTFAHWLVIMDVRLSPLIRWPEREELWKTMPQCFKFSFGNKTTDKLPG, encoded by the exons ATGCCTATGTGCCTGATCGTTGGCTGTTCTAGAAAGACTGGTCGAGGTAGGGGAGTCCGATTGTATCGAGTTCCAGCTATTATTACAAATCAAGGCCCAGAAGTTGAGGAATTGAGTATCGAGCGATGGCAATTTTGGATCTCTGCAATAAGCCGTGCTGATCTTACGGATAAAATCTTGAACAGCGATAAAGTTTGTGACCAACATTTCCATTCTGGAACTGCAGCTCCTTTGTGGGATCGTTACAATATTGACGGGGTTCCCACTCTCAATTTAGGCCATGACAAAACGGCGACGCAAAGTGAACAACATCAAGCGCAATCGCATGAGGCTCGAGCGGAGAGGTCAAAGGAAAGGCAAAAACGTCACGCGGAACAACAGAAACAAGAACGTTCACTGAAGCAGCAGAAATTAAATGAGCCTGGAGTTCCCCTTGCTGATTTTGCTGCTGAGATCGAAAGTGCAA ACCAGCAAGAATCAGATCCCAACGAGCAAGCAACACACAGCACATGCTCTACTCAAACAGAAGCGTTCGATTATTTATATCGCTCCGTGGAATCTCTTTGCATCAAGGACTGCCCACGAAGTGATACCTCAACTCAAACAGAAGAGTTTGATTACTTGTTTGCTGAGTCAGTGACTAGCAAGCCTTTtgacaaaaattatttcaaagagGATAACGGGAAAGTGTCTTTCTACACTGGTTTGCCAACATTTGAAGTACTGGAAGCCACTTTTAATCATGTTGCACCCCATGTCAAACGAAGAACACAATCCCTTTCTTTATTTCAAGAGATGGTTATGGTACTGATGAAATTGAGACTCAATGTTCCAAACCAAGACTTGGCCTACCGATTTGGAGTCTCTATGTCCACAGTATCAAGGACATTTGCACACTGGCTGGTCATCATGGATGTGCGGTTGTCCCCCCTGATCAGGTGGCCAGAGAGGGAAGAACTTTGGAAGACCATGCCCCAGTGTTTTAAGTTTTCGTTTGGAAATAAGACAACCGACAAACTTCCTGGCTAG